Proteins co-encoded in one Cytobacillus sp. NJ13 genomic window:
- the purQ gene encoding phosphoribosylformylglycinamidine synthase subunit PurQ, giving the protein MKFAVIVFPGSNCDIDMYHAVKDELGAEAEYVWHDAESLDEYDGILLPGGFSYGDYLRSGAVARFSNVMREVVKAAEAGKPVLGVCNGFQILLEAGLLPGAMRRNDSLKFICRTVELKVENNETMFSSAYEKDEVINIPIAHGEGNYYCNEAVLAELKKNNQIVFTYNGTNPNGSLENIAGIVNEKGNVLGMMPHPERAVDELLGGADGLKLFQSIVKQWREAHVVNA; this is encoded by the coding sequence GTGAAGTTTGCTGTGATCGTATTTCCAGGGTCCAATTGTGACATCGATATGTACCATGCAGTAAAGGATGAGCTCGGAGCGGAAGCCGAATATGTCTGGCATGACGCGGAAAGCTTAGACGAATATGACGGAATTCTTCTTCCCGGCGGTTTCTCTTATGGAGATTATCTCCGTTCGGGTGCTGTTGCACGCTTCAGCAATGTCATGAGAGAAGTAGTGAAGGCGGCAGAAGCAGGCAAGCCGGTATTGGGCGTCTGCAATGGATTTCAAATCCTCCTTGAAGCTGGCCTTTTGCCTGGGGCAATGAGAAGAAATGATAGCCTGAAATTCATCTGCCGCACCGTGGAGTTAAAGGTTGAAAACAATGAAACCATGTTTTCATCTGCATATGAAAAGGATGAAGTAATCAATATTCCGATCGCCCATGGTGAAGGAAACTATTATTGTAATGAAGCTGTTTTAGCTGAATTGAAGAAAAATAACCAAATCGTTTTTACTTATAATGGAACGAATCCCAATGGCAGCCTGGAAAACATCGCAGGCATTGTCAATGAAAAAGGGAATGTACTCGGCATGATGCCGCACCCTGAAAGAGCCGTTGATGAGCTTTTAGGGGGAGCAGATGGCCTGAAACTTTTTCAATCAATCGTAAAACAATGGAGGGAAGCACATGTCGTTAATGCTTGA
- the purS gene encoding phosphoribosylformylglycinamidine synthase subunit PurS: MYKVKVFVTLRESVLDPQGTVVKNSLHSMNYSEVSDVRIGKYMELTVEKSDRPVEEAVKEMCERLLANVVIEDYRFEIEEAVAQ, from the coding sequence ATGTACAAAGTAAAAGTTTTCGTCACATTAAGAGAAAGTGTTCTAGATCCTCAAGGAACAGTTGTAAAAAACTCTCTGCATTCCATGAACTACAGCGAAGTGTCTGATGTGCGCATTGGAAAATACATGGAGCTGACAGTGGAAAAAAGCGACCGTCCTGTTGAAGAAGCTGTGAAGGAAATGTGTGAGCGCTTATTGGCTAATGTAGTGATTGAAGATTACCGCTTTGAAATTGAGGAGGCTGTTGCCCAGTGA
- a CDS encoding phosphoribosylaminoimidazolesuccinocarboxamide synthase, whose product MEKGELLYEGKAKKVYQTNDENIVWIEYKDSATAFNGEKKASISGKGRLNNEITSLLFSKLHDLGIESHFIEKLSETEQLVKKVDIIPLETVVRNVAAGSFSKRLGVEEGKELSRPIVEFYYKDDELGDPLLTEDHIEVLQLADKQEVALLQEKALQVNAILRDFFKDLGIKLVDFKLEFGKDESGQILLADEISPDTCRLWDIETNEKLDKDVFRRDLGNLTDAYENILARLGGQTVCTK is encoded by the coding sequence ATGGAAAAAGGAGAATTGTTATACGAAGGCAAAGCCAAAAAGGTATATCAAACAAACGATGAAAATATTGTCTGGATTGAATATAAAGATTCTGCAACAGCCTTTAATGGTGAGAAAAAGGCAAGCATCAGCGGCAAGGGCCGTTTGAATAACGAGATTACGAGTTTGCTTTTTTCAAAGCTTCATGACCTTGGAATAGAATCTCACTTTATTGAAAAACTTTCAGAGACAGAGCAGCTTGTGAAAAAGGTGGATATCATTCCGCTCGAAACAGTGGTCCGCAATGTTGCGGCGGGGAGCTTTTCTAAGAGATTGGGAGTTGAAGAAGGGAAAGAATTATCGAGGCCGATTGTTGAGTTCTATTACAAAGATGATGAGCTCGGTGATCCGCTGCTGACAGAAGATCATATTGAAGTGCTTCAGCTGGCTGATAAGCAGGAAGTAGCGCTTTTACAGGAGAAGGCACTTCAGGTTAATGCCATTTTAAGAGATTTTTTCAAAGACCTCGGCATTAAATTAGTAGATTTCAAGCTGGAGTTTGGTAAAGATGAATCAGGACAAATTCTGCTGGCTGACGAGATTTCTCCAGATACTTGCAGGCTTTGGGATATTGAAACAAATGAAAAGCTGGATAAAGATGTTTTCCGCAGAGACCTTGGAAATTTAACAGATGCTTATGAAAATATTTTAGCGAGACTGGGAGGCCAAACAGTATGTACAAAGTAA
- the purB gene encoding adenylosuccinate lyase, which yields MIERYTRPEMGAIWTEENRFQAWLEVEILACEAWAELGDIPKEDVQKIRENAAFNIDRIKEIEEETRHDVVAFTRAVSETLGEERKWVHYGLTSTDVVDTALSYLIKQANDILLKDIERFVEILKNKAQEHKHTVMMGRTHGVHAEPTTFGLKLALWYEEMKRNLDRFKEAAAGVEFGKISGAVGTYANIDPFVEKYVCEKLGIQPAPISTQTLQRDRHAHYMGALALVATSIEKFATEIRGLQKSETREVEEFFAKGQKGSSAMPHKRNPIGSENMTGMARVIRGYMMTAYENVALWHERDISHSSAERIILPDATIALNYMLNRFGNIVKNLTVFPENMKRNMDRTLGLIYSQRVLLALIDKGMTREEAYDTVQPRAMEAWEKQVQFRSLIEQDETITSKLSEAEIDDCFDYNYHIKHVDTIFDRLGL from the coding sequence ATGATTGAACGCTATACGAGACCGGAAATGGGAGCTATCTGGACAGAAGAGAACCGCTTTCAGGCTTGGCTTGAGGTAGAAATTCTTGCCTGTGAAGCTTGGGCTGAATTAGGAGATATTCCGAAAGAAGATGTTCAGAAAATCCGTGAGAATGCTGCTTTCAATATCGACCGCATTAAAGAAATAGAAGAAGAAACAAGACATGATGTTGTGGCTTTTACGCGTGCAGTATCTGAAACGCTTGGAGAAGAGCGCAAATGGGTTCATTACGGGCTTACTTCCACAGATGTGGTTGATACGGCGCTTTCCTACTTAATCAAGCAGGCGAATGATATTCTTCTAAAAGATATCGAACGCTTTGTGGAAATCCTGAAAAACAAAGCACAGGAACACAAGCATACAGTGATGATGGGCCGTACGCACGGGGTGCATGCAGAGCCGACTACATTCGGTTTAAAGCTTGCATTATGGTATGAAGAAATGAAGCGTAATCTTGACCGTTTTAAAGAAGCAGCTGCTGGTGTGGAATTCGGTAAAATCTCTGGTGCAGTTGGAACATATGCAAACATCGATCCGTTCGTTGAAAAATATGTGTGTGAAAAACTGGGCATCCAGCCAGCACCAATTTCAACGCAAACACTTCAGCGTGACCGTCATGCACATTATATGGGGGCGCTTGCGCTGGTGGCCACTTCAATTGAAAAATTTGCGACGGAGATTCGAGGGCTGCAAAAAAGCGAAACACGTGAAGTGGAAGAGTTCTTCGCAAAAGGCCAAAAGGGATCTTCAGCCATGCCGCACAAACGCAACCCGATTGGTTCAGAAAATATGACGGGGATGGCAAGAGTGATCCGCGGCTACATGATGACCGCCTATGAAAATGTGGCATTATGGCATGAGCGGGATATTTCCCACTCATCAGCTGAAAGAATCATCCTGCCTGACGCAACGATTGCGCTGAACTATATGCTGAACCGCTTTGGAAATATCGTGAAAAATTTAACTGTCTTCCCTGAAAACATGAAACGCAATATGGACCGTACACTAGGGCTGATTTACTCTCAGCGTGTTCTTCTGGCCTTGATTGACAAGGGCATGACTCGTGAAGAGGCATATGATACAGTCCAGCCGCGTGCCATGGAAGCATGGGAAAAGCAGGTGCAATTCCGCAGCCTGATTGAGCAGGATGAGACGATTACATCAAAGCTATCCGAAGCAGAAATAGATGACTGCTTTGACTATAACTACCACATCAAGCATGTGGATACTATTTTTGACCGTCTAGGTTTATAA
- the purK gene encoding 5-(carboxyamino)imidazole ribonucleotide synthase, which translates to MNLSNKTILPGQTIGIIGGGQLGRMMALAAKANGFRIAVLDPAEDSPCGQVADIKIIGEYGHIDSIKELADVSDVVTYEFENISAEALEWLCANAYVPQGSEVLEITQDRTKEKAAIQKAGCEVAPYAVITTEKDIYDNIEKLGYPAVLKTSRGGYDGKGQVVITSGQDIKKAAQLLENGVCVLEKWIAFEKEISVIICRNISGEKAVFPVGENVHKENILHQTIVPAMITADAEERAVNAANQLAEALSLVGTLAVEMFLTKDGQIYINELAPRPHNSGHYSIEACETSQFEQHIRAVCNWPLGSTGLLKPAVMVNILGEHQEPLIKKIPELDDWKIHLYGKKDAKYKRKMGHVTLLRNSAEEALEEAEKSGIWTPVKEKIGG; encoded by the coding sequence ATGAACTTGTCTAATAAAACAATTTTACCTGGACAAACAATTGGAATTATTGGCGGGGGACAGCTCGGGAGAATGATGGCACTGGCAGCAAAAGCAAATGGCTTCAGGATTGCCGTTTTGGATCCGGCAGAAGACTCTCCTTGCGGCCAGGTTGCGGATATTAAAATCATTGGTGAATACGGTCATATAGATTCTATAAAAGAGTTAGCTGACGTCAGTGACGTTGTGACATATGAATTTGAAAATATCAGTGCGGAAGCTCTTGAGTGGCTATGTGCAAATGCGTATGTCCCGCAGGGCAGCGAGGTGCTGGAGATCACCCAGGACCGGACAAAGGAAAAAGCAGCCATCCAAAAAGCTGGCTGCGAGGTAGCACCATATGCAGTCATTACTACTGAAAAAGACATTTATGATAATATAGAAAAGCTTGGCTATCCAGCAGTATTAAAGACATCCAGAGGCGGGTATGACGGAAAAGGGCAGGTTGTGATAACGAGCGGGCAGGATATTAAGAAAGCTGCACAGCTTCTTGAGAATGGCGTGTGTGTCCTTGAAAAATGGATAGCTTTCGAAAAGGAAATATCGGTTATTATCTGCCGGAATATTTCGGGAGAAAAAGCGGTATTTCCAGTCGGGGAAAATGTTCATAAAGAAAACATTCTGCATCAGACAATTGTGCCGGCCATGATCACAGCTGATGCTGAGGAAAGGGCAGTAAATGCAGCAAACCAGCTGGCAGAAGCTTTAAGCCTTGTCGGTACATTGGCAGTCGAAATGTTTCTGACAAAAGACGGACAGATTTACATTAACGAGCTTGCGCCTCGTCCACATAACTCAGGTCATTATTCGATTGAAGCTTGCGAAACCTCCCAGTTTGAACAGCACATCCGTGCGGTTTGCAATTGGCCGCTTGGCAGCACTGGGCTATTAAAACCGGCTGTAATGGTAAACATACTAGGAGAGCACCAGGAGCCTTTAATTAAGAAAATACCTGAATTGGATGACTGGAAGATTCACTTGTACGGAAAAAAGGATGCCAAGTATAAACGCAAGATGGGCCATGTCACGCTTTTGCGGAACTCAGCCGAAGAGGCACTTGAAGAAGCAGAAAAAAGCGGAATTTGGACCCCTGTGAAGGAAAAGATCGGAGGATAA
- the purE gene encoding 5-(carboxyamino)imidazole ribonucleotide mutase — protein sequence MSVQAAVIMGSKSDWETMKHACGILEELEIPFEKKVVSAHRTPDLMFEYAEQARDRGFKVIIAGAGGAAHLPGMVAAKTTLPVIGVPVQSKALNGLDSLLSIVQMPGGVPVATVAIGKAGATNAGLLAAQILGAYDTAIAERLQSKRDKTKQEVLESSDELV from the coding sequence ATGAGCGTACAAGCAGCAGTCATTATGGGAAGCAAATCAGATTGGGAGACAATGAAGCACGCTTGCGGAATTCTGGAAGAGCTTGAAATCCCTTTTGAAAAAAAGGTTGTTTCAGCCCATCGGACTCCAGATCTTATGTTTGAATATGCTGAGCAGGCAAGAGACAGAGGATTCAAGGTAATTATTGCGGGTGCAGGAGGAGCGGCACACCTGCCAGGAATGGTTGCAGCGAAAACGACACTTCCTGTCATTGGAGTACCAGTCCAATCAAAAGCTCTAAACGGACTGGATTCATTGCTGTCCATTGTTCAGATGCCCGGCGGCGTCCCGGTTGCAACGGTTGCGATTGGAAAAGCAGGAGCCACTAACGCCGGATTGCTGGCAGCACAAATACTTGGCGCTTATGATACAGCCATTGCAGAACGTCTTCAGTCAAAAAGAGATAAAACAAAACAGGAAGTACTAGAAAGCAGTGATGAACTTGTCTAA
- a CDS encoding NETI motif-containing protein — MSKAKNKMVFEVQENETIDQCLERIQKAGYIPVRRTEKPIFKEVKTGGKVDYEPAGRQIIFEAKRAED, encoded by the coding sequence ATGAGCAAAGCCAAGAACAAAATGGTGTTTGAAGTCCAGGAAAACGAAACCATTGACCAGTGCCTGGAGAGGATACAAAAGGCAGGATATATACCTGTTAGAAGGACTGAGAAGCCTATTTTTAAAGAAGTTAAGACGGGCGGTAAAGTCGATTATGAACCGGCTGGAAGGCAGATCATTTTTGAAGCAAAACGAGCAGAAGATTAA
- a CDS encoding DUF5698 domain-containing protein — MLENSFIMVAIILIINIVYVSFFTIRMILTLKGQRYLAAFISTIEVVIYVIGLGLVLDNLNEIQNLIAYAVGYGIGVIVGMKIEEKLALGYITVNVITKEYDRDLPKALRDKGYGVTNWAANGLEGDRMALQILTPRKYELKLYQTIKELDPKAFIIAYEPKTIHGGFWVKSVKRGKLSQ; from the coding sequence TTGCTGGAAAACAGTTTTATTATGGTCGCTATTATTTTGATCATTAATATTGTATATGTATCATTTTTTACCATCAGGATGATTCTTACGCTTAAGGGGCAACGGTACCTTGCAGCTTTTATTAGTACAATTGAAGTTGTCATTTATGTAATTGGACTGGGGCTTGTTCTGGATAACCTAAATGAAATACAAAATCTGATAGCCTATGCAGTTGGTTATGGAATCGGCGTTATTGTCGGCATGAAAATTGAAGAGAAGCTTGCTCTTGGCTATATTACGGTAAATGTAATTACAAAGGAATATGACAGGGATCTTCCAAAAGCTTTAAGAGATAAAGGCTATGGTGTCACAAACTGGGCTGCCAACGGACTTGAAGGCGATCGGATGGCCCTTCAGATCCTGACACCAAGAAAATATGAATTAAAGCTTTATCAGACGATTAAAGAGCTGGATCCTAAGGCCTTCATCATCGCTTATGAGCCAAAAACGATTCATGGCGGATTCTGGGTGAAATCTGTTAAGAGAGGAAAGTTATCCCAATGA